Proteins co-encoded in one Meiothermus sp. genomic window:
- a CDS encoding M20/M25/M40 family metallo-hydrolase, producing MSDFTTDTALDPVRLLGEIAEIGGDAARGAWVARNLQAQGLEPHTDELGNVWAGHGSTLLVAHIDTVLTPTPLRRETNRWYGPAVGDNSSGVAVLMALAAELVPLGCTVAFSVGEEGLGNLRGARQLVRHLQPQQMVAVDGYLPGVVSRSAGSHRMRARLIGPGGHAWGDRGAPSPVPALGHALAQMYALERSSNTSLNVGRLWGGEAINAIPQEVGFELDLRATDASELGRMVVQVREILMEAARRFSLRMEIDVLGERPAGMTATQAMLEAAHRALLEIGLEAQFTTGSTDASAGVEVGIPAITLSVYQGGGAHTPEEWVEPDSLRLGLRALRSFVRQLLQT from the coding sequence ATGAGCGACTTTACCACCGATACTGCCCTCGATCCTGTGAGGCTGCTGGGCGAGATTGCCGAGATTGGCGGCGACGCCGCCCGCGGAGCCTGGGTAGCCCGGAACCTGCAGGCCCAGGGGCTGGAGCCCCATACCGACGAACTGGGCAACGTCTGGGCCGGCCATGGCTCTACCCTGCTGGTCGCCCACATCGACACCGTTCTGACCCCCACACCCCTGCGGCGAGAGACAAACCGCTGGTATGGCCCGGCAGTAGGGGACAATTCCTCCGGGGTAGCTGTTTTAATGGCCCTGGCCGCGGAGCTGGTGCCCCTGGGCTGTACGGTAGCCTTCAGCGTGGGCGAAGAAGGGTTAGGCAACCTGCGCGGTGCACGGCAGTTGGTTCGGCACCTACAACCCCAGCAGATGGTTGCAGTGGATGGATACCTACCCGGTGTCGTAAGTCGCTCGGCAGGTTCGCACCGGATGCGGGCCCGGCTGATTGGGCCGGGCGGCCATGCCTGGGGTGACCGAGGGGCCCCATCTCCGGTACCGGCCCTGGGACATGCGCTCGCCCAGATGTATGCCCTCGAGCGCAGCAGCAACACCAGCCTGAATGTGGGCAGGTTGTGGGGAGGTGAGGCCATCAACGCCATCCCGCAAGAAGTAGGCTTTGAGCTTGATCTACGAGCCACAGACGCCTCGGAGCTGGGCCGGATGGTTGTCCAGGTGCGGGAAATTCTGATGGAAGCCGCTCGCAGGTTCAGTCTTCGAATGGAAATTGATGTACTTGGCGAGCGCCCTGCTGGCATGACAGCCACCCAGGCCATGCTGGAAGCCGCCCACCGGGCTTTGCTGGAGATTGGCCTCGAGGCTCAGTTCACCACTGGCTCCACCGATGCCTCGGCAGGGGTAGAGGTAGGTATTCCCGCCATTACCCTGAGCGTCTACCAGGGGGGCGGAGCCCACACCCCCGAAGAATGGGTGGAGCCCGACTCCCTGCGCTTAGGCCTGCGTGCGCTCCGAAGCTTTGTGCGACAGCTCCTCCAAACATAA